GCCATACCACGGTGCAACAACTCCTCTAATAAGCCACGAAGCGCTTCAACCGCGTCATCGTCGAGTCCAGTAAACGGTTCATCTATAGCTAGTACCCTGGGACGGTGGAGGAGTGCACGCGCTATGTTAGCCCGCTTCTTCCAGCCGAAACTCAGTTCCCCTGCACGGGTGTCCAGGTAACGTCCAAGCCCTAGAATTTCCACAACCTCGTCCTCCTCGGGACGGTATTCTATACCATAGAGGCGGGCATAGTACTCAAGGTTCTCCCGGACGGTAAGCTCGTCATAGAGTAGACTATGATGAAGGACTACTCCCAGCACCCGGCGCGCTCCGGGGGTGTAGGGCGACTGTCCCGCGATGAGTACTTCTCCACGGCTGGGTCGGGCTAGTCCGACTAGTATACGCAGAAGTGTAGTCTTGCCCGAGCCGTTAGGCCCGGTAACCAGCACACCCCTTCCTGGCTCCACGCAGAGACCGACATCACATAATACCCATCCACGGTTCCAGTCGTACCGTTTCCATACACCACGGGCCTCAAGCAGACAGGCAGCCACGGTATCCACCACCACTGAGCAAGCAGCCACGGTATCTTTCCACAGTGTACTGCGTAGGAGACTCTTCCCTAAAACAGCTGGGGCATAGGGCTCGTCTCTCAAATCACAAGCATCGAGGAGAAGAGAAAGGATGCAGCGACAAAAAGCGTAGACTAGACCTAGAGGGCTAACGGCGGCTAGCAACAGCCATAGCGATTACTAGGACGCCTACTGCTGCTAGGTATAGTGCCAGACCTACTGGTAGACCTGTCTGTACAAGCGGCTCAGCTTCCTCAGAGGGGTTCGGCACCGGCACTTGCGGCAACTTCTGGTAGGTTACAGTTGGCTTCGGCTTCACCGGTTGCTGCGTCTGGACAGGAACTGGCTTAGTGGTCGTAGTGGTAGGTGTCTCTGCCTCTGTAGTTGACGCCTCGGTTGGCTTCTCTTCCTGTGCCGGGGCGGCTCCACCACTCTTAGCCTCCTCAAACACCTTGGCAAAGTAGTCCTTGAGTTCAGGTGTTATCCCGGGCATGGCATTCATAAGTTCGTCCCACGTCTTAGCGTTGTTGAACATCTTGAAGTTAGGCGCCTCTGCTGCCACAGCCTCGTCAAGGCTCGCATACTTTGACGCCCACTCCTTAATCACCGCCACAGTACCCTCGAAATCCGGCGCCATTGCCCCATTATGACAGCCAGTACAGCCCTTAGACTGAAACAGTTGCTTAGCCTCATCTGTGGTTAGTGCGGCTGCTACTGACACTAGACCTACAGTTGCTAGTATTGCGAACATCACTATTGCCAGCGATACACGCATCTTCATGGACATCCCCCATTCATGCGTGCCTGTATTAACTTGAGTATTTAGAGTATTTAGAGCGCCTAGCACCGGTGACTATATACATACGTACATGTTCTAGTTCTAAGAATCACATGATCTAAAAAATAGTGAGCGTTGTCTTCAATGATGTGCACCGCTACCCTTAAAGTAATGTGTCATTACAGCCTTAAGGGCAGGTCTTGCTAGCAATAAGTATATCAGTATGCCGATCGCATGTACACCAGCAGTTATGCCTATCTCCAGCGCCGTTGGATAGTATGGGTGTACTTCACCGAGTGTACCCGGCACAAACGCTGGTATGATTATCGTCATTGTTTTCTCTGCAACCACTGCCACTATTGTGATAACTGATACCAGGATTATGCCTTTCTTTGAGTTGTGTACACGCGGCAGTATGCCCAATATCACTGCTGCTATACCTAGGCCTATCCAAAGCCACATCATCTTCGCCAGATATGGTAAGTGGTATCCCAGGAATAGCACCTGGGCTTGCGCTTTCTTCATGGGCTCAGTGGTATACCAGAAT
The window above is part of the Pyrodictium delaneyi genome. Proteins encoded here:
- a CDS encoding ABC transporter ATP-binding protein → MAACLLEARGVWKRYDWNRGWVLCDVGLCVEPGRGVLVTGPNGSGKTTLLRILVGLARPSRGEVLIAGQSPYTPGARRVLGVVLHHSLLYDELTVRENLEYYARLYGIEYRPEEDEVVEILGLGRYLDTRAGELSFGWKKRANIARALLHRPRVLAIDEPFTGLDDDAVEALRGLLEELLHRGMAVVATSPQKSAEELLEGFNAYRIESGKLVRIR